A window of the Gemmatirosa kalamazoonensis genome harbors these coding sequences:
- the prmC gene encoding peptide chain release factor N(5)-glutamine methyltransferase: protein MTDERTVAGAALTVEAVVSEIAATLAAAGLAQAREEARDLVAALLDVPRFWPTLHRGATVDEDVRDAARRAAARRASGAPFAYAARRAAFRHLTLDVDERVLIPRQETEMLVDEVLAALGTRHAGIAVDVGTGSGAIALALASEGPLERVIATDVSLDALDVARRNADLCARALRCPVEFRAGSLLAPVRGVRARCVVSNPPYIAFEEAAALPAGVRDWEPALALFSGADGMAATAAIVRQAADVLEPGGLLALEVDARRASLAAELAATDGRYRGVRVRLDLAGRERFVLAIKT from the coding sequence ATGACTGACGAGCGCACCGTCGCCGGTGCCGCGCTCACCGTCGAGGCGGTGGTGAGCGAGATCGCCGCCACGCTCGCCGCGGCGGGGCTCGCGCAGGCGCGCGAGGAGGCGCGCGACCTCGTCGCCGCGCTGCTCGACGTGCCGCGCTTCTGGCCGACGCTGCACCGCGGGGCCACGGTGGACGAGGACGTGCGCGACGCCGCGCGCCGCGCCGCGGCCCGCCGGGCGTCGGGGGCGCCGTTCGCGTACGCGGCGCGGCGCGCGGCGTTCCGCCACCTCACGCTCGACGTCGACGAGCGCGTGCTGATCCCACGCCAGGAGACCGAGATGCTGGTCGACGAGGTGCTCGCGGCGTTAGGCACCCGGCACGCCGGCATCGCGGTGGACGTCGGCACCGGCTCGGGTGCGATCGCGCTCGCGCTCGCGAGCGAGGGGCCGCTCGAGCGCGTGATCGCGACCGACGTGTCGCTCGACGCGCTCGACGTCGCGCGCCGCAACGCGGATCTGTGCGCCCGCGCGCTGCGCTGCCCGGTGGAGTTCCGCGCCGGGTCGCTGCTCGCGCCGGTGCGCGGCGTGCGCGCGCGCTGCGTCGTGTCGAACCCGCCGTACATCGCGTTCGAGGAAGCGGCCGCCCTGCCGGCGGGGGTGCGCGACTGGGAGCCCGCGCTCGCGCTGTTCAGCGGCGCCGACGGCATGGCGGCCACCGCCGCGATCGTGCGGCAGGCGGCCGACGTGCTGGAGCCTGGCGGGCTGCTCGCGCTCGAGGTCGACGCGCGCCGCGCGTCGCTCGCCGCGGAGCTCGCGGCCACCGACGGCCGGTATCGCGGCGTGCGTGTTCGACTCGACCTCGCGGGGCGGGAGCGGTTCGTGCTCGCGATCAAAACCTGA
- a CDS encoding Crp/Fnr family transcriptional regulator yields MLVHRLADFLASVPLFSRLSTDERRGFAALAREQRYPRGALIVRQGDPGDALYVLRSGSVKVAIVGDDGREVILDTLGQGAHFGELALIDGRPRSAHVVAVDPAVLLVLRREDFRREVERQTRVAWALLEELSRRLRDADEKITALVLLDVPGRVARLLLDRATGTPPTIERAPTHETMAQMIGASRETVSRAMRELQDAGLIEVERRMVRVLDQEGLARRGRPGATPSRAARGAARPAEAPEDVDSDVADSDVDDGDATGSSDAGAGDE; encoded by the coding sequence ATGCTCGTCCATCGACTCGCCGACTTCCTCGCGTCCGTTCCGCTCTTCAGTCGCTTGTCGACCGACGAGCGTCGCGGCTTCGCCGCCCTCGCGCGCGAGCAGCGCTATCCGCGCGGTGCGCTCATCGTCCGGCAAGGCGACCCGGGCGACGCGCTCTACGTCCTCCGCTCTGGCTCCGTGAAGGTCGCCATCGTTGGCGACGACGGACGCGAGGTGATCCTCGACACGCTCGGCCAGGGCGCGCACTTCGGTGAGCTCGCGCTCATCGACGGCCGGCCGCGCTCCGCGCACGTCGTTGCCGTCGATCCCGCGGTGCTGCTCGTGCTGCGACGCGAGGACTTCCGGCGCGAGGTCGAGCGGCAGACGCGCGTCGCGTGGGCGCTGCTCGAGGAGCTGTCGCGGCGGCTGCGCGACGCGGACGAGAAGATCACCGCGCTCGTGCTGCTCGACGTCCCGGGGCGCGTCGCGCGGCTGCTGCTCGATCGCGCGACCGGCACGCCGCCGACGATCGAGCGCGCGCCGACGCACGAGACCATGGCGCAGATGATCGGCGCGAGCCGCGAGACCGTGTCGCGCGCGATGCGCGAGCTGCAGGACGCGGGGCTCATCGAGGTCGAGCGGCGCATGGTCCGCGTGCTCGATCAGGAAGGGCTCGCGCGCCGCGGCCGCCCGGGCGCGACGCCGTCGCGCGCGGCGCGCGGCGCGGCGCGCCCGGCGGAGGCGCCGGAGGACGTGGACAGCGACGTCGCCGACAGCGACGTCGACGACGGCGACGCCACCGGATCGAGCGACGCCGGCGCGGGCGACGAGTAG
- a CDS encoding Gfo/Idh/MocA family protein, which translates to MTDALRLAVVGTGAIAQVAHIPVLAKMRGARLVALCDNDAAKARALADRFDVPDVYTDLEELLDSDTLDAIVLATPNHLHEPHALSALRAGLHVLCERPLAMTARGVERVLSAAQKSGRRVVVGNNHRFRSDVQALERYIVNGELGKVEAVRAGVYAPRPPQGWRQRRAEAGGGAFLEHGFPLLDLALWLSDFPEPERVGAYMRRGRGANAIEDTMLVGLELAGDVSFGLDVSWSYVGDEERSWFEVMLSRGSARLAPLRVVKELNGRAVDVSPSGAAARESPFLQSYRAQLAHFVAVATGTTPYEAPTDQVRVMRVLEAIYKAADERREIRL; encoded by the coding sequence ATGACGGACGCGCTGCGGCTGGCGGTGGTGGGGACCGGTGCCATCGCGCAGGTCGCGCACATCCCCGTGCTGGCGAAGATGCGTGGCGCGCGGCTGGTGGCGCTGTGCGACAACGACGCCGCGAAGGCGCGCGCGCTCGCCGATCGGTTCGACGTGCCCGACGTGTACACGGATCTCGAGGAGCTGCTGGACTCGGACACCCTCGACGCGATCGTGCTCGCGACGCCGAACCACCTGCACGAGCCGCACGCGCTCAGCGCGCTTCGCGCGGGGCTGCACGTGCTGTGCGAGCGGCCGCTGGCGATGACGGCCCGCGGCGTGGAGCGCGTGCTGAGCGCAGCGCAGAAGAGCGGCCGTCGTGTCGTGGTCGGCAACAACCACCGGTTCCGCAGCGACGTGCAGGCGCTCGAGCGGTACATCGTGAACGGGGAGCTCGGCAAGGTGGAAGCGGTGCGCGCCGGCGTGTACGCGCCGCGTCCGCCGCAGGGATGGCGGCAGCGTCGCGCGGAAGCGGGCGGCGGCGCGTTCCTCGAGCACGGCTTCCCGCTCCTCGATCTCGCGCTGTGGCTGTCGGACTTTCCGGAGCCCGAGCGCGTCGGCGCATACATGCGGCGTGGGCGCGGCGCGAACGCGATCGAGGACACGATGCTGGTCGGCCTGGAGCTGGCCGGCGACGTGTCGTTCGGGCTCGACGTGTCGTGGTCGTACGTCGGCGACGAGGAGCGGTCGTGGTTCGAGGTGATGCTGTCGCGCGGGAGCGCGCGCCTCGCGCCGCTGCGCGTGGTGAAGGAGCTGAACGGGCGCGCGGTCGACGTGTCGCCGTCGGGCGCCGCGGCGCGCGAGAGCCCGTTCCTGCAGTCGTATCGCGCGCAGCTCGCGCACTTCGTCGCCGTGGCGACGGGTACGACGCCGTACGAGGCGCCCACCGACCAGGTGCGCGTGATGCGCGTGCTGGAGGCGATCTACAAGGCGGCCGACGAGCGGCGCGAGATCCGACTGTGA
- a CDS encoding hydantoinase B/oxoprolinase family protein: MSEQRATFDPLELTVWSNAVAMIAEEMGSVLVRASLSPNIRERRDASAALFDGDGRMVAQAAHIPVHLGAMPDSVAAVRARRPEPGDVFLLNDPFRGGSHLPDLTTVEAIGDPARPNDRTHDAVIGYAAVRAHHADVGGMSPGSMPQGATELVQEGLVVPPVRLVRAGEIVDDVLALLLANVRTPDERLGDVRAQLAACAAGRDGWRALWARSGEARVRAAVDALLAYTTRRASARLAAFEGAEGSAVDALEGDGVTEDDVPVRASVRIVGGRLHVDLAGTSPQVRGNVNCPRSVAMAAAVFVLRTLLDDDVPTNDGVARAISLVVPEDCVANARWPAAVAAGNVEMSQRLTDTLFAALADAGVTVPAQGQGTMNNVTFGGDGWTFYETLGGGQGASDVGEGPTGVHVGMSNTLNTPVESLETAYPLRVDRYAVRAGSGGAGAHRGGDGVVRSYRALEPCTVTLLTERRRRAPRGAAGGDDGTPGRNLLNGEPLPAKCRVRLRAGDVVTIETPGGGGYGARHA; encoded by the coding sequence ATGAGCGAGCAGCGCGCGACGTTCGATCCGCTGGAGCTCACGGTGTGGTCGAACGCGGTGGCGATGATCGCCGAGGAGATGGGCAGCGTGCTCGTGCGCGCGTCGCTGTCGCCGAACATCCGCGAGCGCCGCGACGCATCGGCGGCGCTGTTCGACGGCGACGGCCGCATGGTGGCGCAGGCCGCGCACATCCCCGTGCACCTCGGCGCGATGCCGGACTCGGTGGCCGCGGTGCGCGCACGTCGACCGGAGCCGGGCGACGTGTTCCTGCTGAACGATCCGTTCCGCGGCGGCTCGCATCTCCCCGACCTCACGACGGTGGAGGCGATCGGCGACCCCGCGCGGCCTAACGATCGCACGCACGACGCCGTGATCGGCTACGCCGCCGTGCGCGCGCACCACGCGGACGTGGGCGGCATGAGCCCGGGAAGCATGCCGCAGGGGGCCACGGAGCTCGTGCAGGAAGGGCTGGTGGTGCCGCCGGTGCGGCTCGTGCGCGCGGGCGAGATCGTCGACGACGTGCTCGCGCTGCTGCTGGCGAACGTGCGCACGCCCGACGAGCGGCTCGGCGACGTGCGCGCGCAGCTCGCGGCGTGCGCGGCGGGGCGCGACGGGTGGCGCGCGCTGTGGGCGCGGTCGGGCGAGGCGCGCGTGCGTGCGGCGGTGGACGCGCTGCTCGCGTACACGACGCGGCGCGCGTCGGCACGGCTCGCCGCGTTCGAGGGGGCCGAGGGGTCCGCCGTCGACGCGCTGGAGGGGGACGGCGTGACGGAGGACGACGTGCCGGTGCGCGCGTCGGTGCGCATCGTCGGCGGCCGGCTGCACGTCGACCTCGCGGGCACGTCGCCGCAGGTGCGCGGCAACGTGAACTGCCCGCGCAGCGTGGCGATGGCGGCGGCGGTGTTCGTGCTGCGCACGCTGCTCGACGACGACGTGCCGACGAACGACGGCGTGGCGCGGGCGATCTCGCTCGTGGTGCCGGAGGACTGCGTGGCGAACGCGCGGTGGCCCGCCGCGGTGGCCGCCGGCAACGTCGAGATGTCGCAGCGCCTCACCGACACCCTGTTCGCCGCGCTCGCCGACGCCGGCGTGACCGTGCCCGCGCAGGGGCAGGGGACGATGAACAACGTCACGTTCGGCGGCGACGGCTGGACGTTCTACGAGACGTTAGGCGGCGGCCAGGGCGCGAGCGACGTCGGCGAGGGCCCGACCGGCGTGCACGTCGGGATGAGCAACACGCTCAACACGCCGGTGGAGTCGCTGGAGACGGCGTACCCGCTGCGCGTGGACCGATACGCGGTGCGCGCGGGGAGCGGCGGCGCCGGCGCGCACCGCGGGGGCGACGGCGTGGTGCGGAGCTACCGCGCGCTGGAGCCGTGCACCGTGACGCTGCTCACCGAGCGCCGTCGTCGCGCGCCGCGCGGCGCGGCGGGTGGGGATGACGGCACGCCCGGGCGGAACCTGCTGAACGGCGAGCCGCTTCCCGCGAAGTGCCGCGTGCGGCTCCGTGCCGGCGACGTGGTGACGATCGAGACGCCCGGCGGTGGAGGATACGGCGCGCGTCACGCGTGA
- the prfA gene encoding peptide chain release factor 1, whose protein sequence is MSVADALRERLSEAVARAADVERELADSDTARDAKRLAELAREHHRLAAVVETNRRMERAERELVDARDLATTDDAELAAEARAEVERLEAEVAELERALRPLLIPRDPLDDRPCIVEIRAGTGGDEAALFAADLFRMYTRYVERRGWRVEPISISEGTLGGIKEAVFKVDGTGPFGALRHESGVHRVQRVPATEAQGRIHTSAATVAVLPEAEEIDLKIDEKDLRIDVFRSSGPGGQSVNTTDSAVRITHIPTGVVVSQQDQKSQLQNKIKAMEILRARLLDRMIAEREAERARLRRSQVSTGDRSAKIRTYNFPQSRVTDHRIGFTSHDIDAVMNGELAPLIEALQLADVEERLADD, encoded by the coding sequence GTGAGCGTCGCCGACGCGCTGCGCGAGCGGCTCAGCGAGGCCGTGGCGCGCGCCGCCGACGTGGAGCGGGAGCTCGCCGACAGCGACACCGCGCGCGATGCGAAGCGGCTGGCCGAGCTGGCGCGCGAGCACCATCGCCTCGCCGCGGTCGTGGAGACGAACCGGCGGATGGAGCGCGCCGAGCGTGAGCTGGTCGACGCGCGCGACCTCGCGACGACCGACGACGCGGAGCTGGCCGCCGAGGCGCGCGCCGAGGTGGAGCGGCTGGAGGCGGAGGTCGCGGAGCTCGAGCGCGCGCTGCGTCCGCTGCTCATCCCGCGGGACCCGCTCGACGATCGCCCGTGCATCGTCGAGATCCGCGCCGGAACCGGGGGCGACGAGGCCGCGCTGTTCGCCGCGGACCTGTTCCGCATGTACACGCGCTACGTCGAGCGGCGCGGCTGGCGCGTGGAGCCGATCTCGATCAGCGAGGGAACGTTAGGCGGCATCAAGGAGGCGGTGTTCAAGGTCGACGGGACGGGCCCGTTCGGCGCGCTGCGCCACGAGAGCGGCGTGCACCGCGTGCAGCGCGTGCCCGCCACGGAGGCGCAGGGGCGCATCCACACGTCGGCGGCGACGGTCGCCGTGCTGCCGGAGGCGGAGGAGATCGACCTCAAGATCGACGAGAAGGATCTCCGCATCGACGTGTTCCGCTCGTCGGGTCCCGGTGGGCAGAGCGTGAACACGACGGACAGCGCGGTGCGCATCACGCACATCCCGACCGGCGTCGTCGTCAGCCAGCAGGATCAGAAGTCGCAGCTCCAGAACAAGATCAAGGCGATGGAGATCCTGCGCGCGCGGCTGCTCGACCGCATGATCGCGGAGCGCGAGGCGGAGCGCGCGCGGCTGCGCCGCTCGCAGGTGAGCACCGGCGACCGGTCGGCGAAGATCCGCACCTACAACTTCCCGCAGAGCCGCGTGACCGACCATCGCATCGGCTTCACGTCGCACGACATCGACGCGGTGATGAACGGGGAGCTCGCGCCGCTCATCGAAGCGCTGCAGCTCGCCGACGTCGAGGAGCGGCTCGCCGATGACTGA
- the tmk gene encoding dTMP kinase, which translates to MSRGLLLVVEGAEGVGKTTQVARLADRLVALGIRAERYREPGGTPLGDEIRRLLLEPAAHGVSPRAEALLFMAARAQLVAQLEARLREGTIVLLDRFFLSTYAYQIAGRGLDEMLVRDANQLAVGGLTPDLTLLLTVDPGVAQARMHARGGLDRMEREDAAFHARVSAAFLAAADGSWQAAHPEAGPVQQIDAGGSVDEVAARIDAALKSRWPETFSGLGESL; encoded by the coding sequence GTGAGTCGAGGGCTGCTCCTCGTCGTCGAAGGCGCGGAGGGCGTCGGCAAGACGACGCAGGTGGCACGGCTCGCCGACCGCCTCGTCGCGTTAGGCATCCGCGCCGAGCGCTACCGCGAGCCCGGGGGCACGCCGCTCGGCGACGAGATACGACGGCTGCTGCTCGAGCCGGCCGCGCACGGCGTCTCGCCGCGCGCGGAGGCGCTACTGTTCATGGCGGCCCGCGCGCAGCTCGTGGCGCAGCTGGAGGCGCGGCTTCGCGAGGGAACGATCGTGCTGCTCGACCGCTTCTTCCTGTCGACGTACGCCTATCAGATCGCCGGGCGCGGCCTCGACGAGATGCTGGTGCGCGACGCGAACCAGCTCGCCGTTGGAGGGCTGACGCCCGACCTGACGCTGCTGCTGACGGTCGACCCCGGCGTCGCGCAGGCCCGCATGCACGCTCGGGGCGGTCTCGACCGGATGGAGCGCGAGGACGCGGCGTTCCACGCCCGGGTGAGCGCCGCATTCCTCGCCGCAGCCGACGGGTCCTGGCAGGCCGCGCACCCGGAGGCAGGGCCGGTGCAGCAGATCGACGCCGGCGGCTCCGTCGACGAGGTCGCAGCACGAATCGACGCCGCACTGAAGTCGCGCTGGCCCGAAACATTCTCGGGTCTAGGCGAGTCTCTATAG
- a CDS encoding YlbF family regulator, whose product MLQDKATELGRLIGQSDEYRAVKRTSDALGEDREAVTLIREMERLRSEAQAMIERGQNPTPEMEQQLDDLLSKVQVNATYQRAIAAQDNFDKLMLRVNEWISEGIRKGAASSIITLG is encoded by the coding sequence ATGCTGCAGGACAAAGCGACCGAGCTCGGACGGCTCATCGGACAGAGCGACGAGTACCGCGCCGTGAAGCGCACGAGCGACGCGCTCGGCGAGGACCGCGAGGCGGTCACGCTCATCCGCGAGATGGAGCGGCTCCGCTCCGAGGCGCAGGCGATGATCGAGCGCGGCCAGAACCCGACGCCCGAGATGGAGCAGCAGCTCGACGACCTGCTGTCGAAGGTGCAGGTGAACGCGACCTACCAGCGCGCGATCGCGGCCCAGGACAACTTCGACAAGCTCATGCTGCGCGTGAACGAGTGGATCAGCGAGGGGATCCGCAAGGGCGCCGCGAGCTCCATCATCACGCTCGGGTGA
- a CDS encoding DUF4105 domain-containing protein, whose product MSLLRRLTTALAVACCTRAAVAQTPPTLPQRPLLSAPAPGPQQRMQAGQGAQSAPPAVAEPGSELRVMLLTVGAGSAVWERFGHNAIWISDPRRGIDVAYNWGMFDFNQPRFLQRFLTGDTRYWMEGFDANALVEHYAREENRSVWAQELNLTPAQRLALLQYIEWNAREENKFYRYDYYLDNCSTRVRDALDRALGGAIRRATATRLTGTTYRSHTRRLTDGDPAVYTGIQLALGRPADRELTAWEESFLPVRLMRHLRGVRVTMPDGSSAPLVLQERQLYAATRAPEPERPTSHLLAYLLGGLALGATLAVLGRASAAGRRGADAGFGVVAGVWTLVAGLAGTAVLLAGTVTRHVFMGRNLNLGAFSPLVLIALVLVVPAVGSRLRATRARWAGRAERVAALLLALSVVGWLVALGVGQKSGEIFALALPAHTGLWWGLRRMSRA is encoded by the coding sequence GTGAGTCTGCTCCGCCGCCTGACGACGGCGCTCGCCGTCGCGTGCTGCACGCGCGCGGCCGTCGCGCAGACGCCGCCGACACTCCCGCAGCGACCGCTGCTCTCCGCGCCGGCGCCGGGGCCGCAGCAGCGCATGCAGGCCGGGCAGGGCGCCCAGAGCGCTCCGCCCGCGGTGGCCGAGCCGGGGAGCGAGCTGCGGGTGATGCTGCTCACGGTCGGCGCGGGGAGCGCGGTGTGGGAGCGGTTCGGGCACAACGCGATCTGGATCTCCGATCCGCGGCGCGGGATCGACGTCGCCTACAACTGGGGGATGTTCGACTTCAACCAGCCGCGGTTCCTCCAGCGGTTCCTCACGGGCGACACGCGCTACTGGATGGAGGGGTTCGACGCGAACGCGCTGGTGGAGCACTATGCGCGGGAGGAGAACCGCTCCGTGTGGGCGCAGGAGCTGAACCTGACGCCCGCGCAGCGGCTCGCGCTGCTGCAGTACATCGAGTGGAACGCGCGCGAGGAGAACAAGTTCTACCGGTACGACTACTACCTCGACAACTGCTCGACCCGCGTCCGCGACGCGCTCGACCGCGCTCTCGGCGGCGCGATCCGCCGCGCGACCGCGACGCGACTCACCGGCACGACGTACCGCTCGCACACGCGCCGCCTAACGGACGGCGATCCCGCCGTGTACACCGGGATCCAGCTGGCGCTCGGCCGGCCGGCCGACCGCGAGCTCACGGCCTGGGAGGAATCGTTTCTGCCCGTGCGGCTCATGCGCCACCTGCGCGGGGTGCGCGTCACGATGCCGGACGGGTCGAGCGCGCCGCTCGTGCTGCAGGAGCGACAGCTCTACGCGGCGACGAGGGCTCCCGAGCCGGAACGCCCGACATCGCACCTGCTCGCCTACCTGCTCGGCGGCCTCGCGCTCGGCGCAACGCTCGCGGTGCTCGGGCGCGCCAGCGCGGCCGGGCGGCGCGGGGCCGATGCGGGCTTCGGCGTCGTGGCGGGCGTGTGGACGCTGGTCGCGGGCCTCGCCGGCACCGCGGTGCTTCTCGCGGGGACGGTCACGCGGCACGTGTTCATGGGACGCAACCTGAACCTCGGGGCGTTCAGCCCGCTCGTGCTCATCGCGCTGGTGCTCGTCGTTCCCGCTGTGGGCAGCCGGCTGCGGGCGACGCGCGCGCGCTGGGCCGGGCGCGCCGAGCGGGTCGCGGCGCTGCTGCTCGCGCTGAGCGTGGTCGGGTGGCTCGTCGCGTTAGGCGTGGGGCAGAAGAGCGGGGAGATCTTCGCGCTCGCGCTGCCCGCGCACACGGGGCTGTGGTGGGGGCTGCGGCGCATGTCCCGCGCATGA
- a CDS encoding hydantoinase/oxoprolinase family protein translates to MTWHVGVDVGGTFTDLAALDAEGRVTTAKVLSDPADQSNGVLASLDAFGASGESVARVVHGTTVVTNLLLERTGARVALCATEGHTDVLRLRRQARARLYDLTAHHPPPLVPVERTVAVPERIEPHGIVRALTPEAAAEVADAVAALAPEAVAVSLLHAYRDEGHERLLGAALARRLPGVDIVLSSDVLPEIREYERAATTSAEAYARPRVARYLARLSARLAERGVPAPMVMTSSGGVREAREAERGAASLALSGPAGGVAGAAAVLRALGADRYPLALTIDIGGTSADVGLIVDGEPLVEAGGTVAGVPIALPRVLVETVSAGGGSVGWVDDAGALRAGPRSAGAVPGPAAFARGGTEATITDAHLALGHIGRGQFQGGVAIDPDLAVRAVASLAERVGLGGARDGVERVARALLGAADAEMARALRRVSVERGLDPRACVLVAFGGGGPLHACALAEQLGVRTVLVPPHAGVLSAVGLALAPARREAIGSVMRRASELAATDVAALVASLGSRAGAAARESRTWVRARYAGQGHELEVPLVDGDDGAAIARRFAETHRARMGFTLAHDVELVSARHAVSDPGHAVRFARRERAAPATFVQGAMVDDGAALDATVHGAATVALPDATLRVADGWTARALPTGGWLVEVA, encoded by the coding sequence ATGACCTGGCACGTCGGCGTCGACGTCGGCGGGACGTTCACCGACCTCGCCGCGCTCGACGCGGAGGGGCGCGTGACGACGGCGAAGGTCCTCTCCGATCCCGCAGACCAGAGCAACGGCGTGCTCGCCTCGCTGGACGCGTTCGGTGCATCCGGCGAGTCGGTCGCGCGCGTGGTGCACGGCACGACCGTGGTGACGAACCTCCTGCTCGAGCGCACCGGCGCGCGCGTGGCACTCTGCGCGACCGAAGGACACACCGACGTGCTCCGGCTGCGCCGTCAGGCGCGGGCGCGGCTCTACGATCTCACGGCGCATCATCCGCCACCGCTCGTGCCGGTGGAGCGCACGGTGGCGGTGCCGGAGCGCATCGAGCCGCACGGCATCGTGCGCGCGCTCACGCCGGAGGCCGCGGCGGAGGTGGCCGACGCGGTCGCGGCGCTCGCGCCGGAGGCGGTGGCGGTGTCGCTGCTGCACGCGTACCGCGACGAGGGGCACGAACGGCTGTTAGGCGCGGCGCTGGCCCGCCGGCTTCCCGGGGTGGACATTGTGCTGTCGTCGGACGTGCTGCCGGAGATCCGCGAGTACGAGCGGGCGGCGACGACGTCGGCCGAGGCGTACGCGCGCCCGCGCGTGGCGCGCTACCTCGCGCGGCTTTCGGCGCGGCTGGCGGAGCGCGGCGTTCCCGCGCCGATGGTGATGACGTCCAGCGGCGGGGTGCGCGAGGCGCGCGAGGCGGAGCGCGGCGCGGCATCGCTCGCGCTCTCGGGACCCGCGGGCGGCGTCGCCGGTGCGGCGGCCGTGCTGCGCGCGTTAGGCGCCGACCGCTACCCGCTCGCGCTCACGATCGACATCGGCGGCACGAGCGCGGACGTGGGACTGATCGTCGACGGCGAGCCGCTCGTGGAGGCGGGCGGCACGGTGGCGGGCGTGCCGATCGCGCTGCCGCGGGTGCTCGTGGAGACCGTGTCGGCCGGCGGCGGCAGCGTCGGGTGGGTGGACGACGCGGGCGCGCTGCGCGCGGGGCCGCGGAGCGCGGGCGCGGTGCCCGGACCCGCGGCCTTCGCGCGCGGCGGCACGGAAGCGACGATCACCGACGCACACCTCGCGCTCGGCCACATCGGGCGCGGGCAGTTCCAGGGCGGCGTCGCGATCGATCCCGATCTCGCGGTGCGGGCCGTCGCGTCGCTCGCCGAGCGGGTCGGGCTGGGCGGCGCGCGCGACGGCGTGGAGCGGGTGGCGCGTGCGCTGCTCGGCGCGGCGGACGCGGAGATGGCGCGCGCGCTGCGCCGCGTGAGCGTGGAGCGGGGGCTCGACCCCCGCGCGTGCGTGCTCGTCGCGTTCGGCGGCGGCGGCCCGCTGCACGCGTGCGCGCTGGCCGAACAGCTCGGCGTGCGCACCGTGCTCGTCCCGCCGCACGCGGGGGTGCTGAGCGCGGTGGGGCTCGCGCTCGCGCCGGCGCGCCGCGAGGCGATCGGCTCGGTGATGCGGCGCGCGTCCGAGCTCGCCGCGACGGACGTCGCCGCCCTCGTCGCGTCGTTAGGCAGCCGCGCCGGCGCCGCGGCGCGCGAGTCGCGCACATGGGTGCGGGCGCGCTACGCGGGGCAGGGGCACGAGCTGGAGGTGCCGCTCGTGGACGGCGACGACGGCGCGGCGATCGCGCGTCGGTTCGCCGAGACGCATCGCGCGCGGATGGGGTTCACGCTCGCGCACGACGTGGAGCTGGTGAGCGCGCGGCACGCGGTCTCGGACCCGGGGCACGCGGTGCGGTTCGCGCGGCGCGAGCGGGCGGCGCCGGCGACGTTCGTGCAGGGCGCGATGGTCGACGACGGTGCGGCGCTCGACGCGACGGTGCACGGCGCGGCGACGGTGGCGCTGCCCGACGCGACGCTGCGCGTCGCCGACGGGTGGACGGCGCGCGCGCTGCCGACCGGCGGGTGGCTCGTGGAGGTCGCATGA
- a CDS encoding MBL fold metallo-hydrolase translates to MGGWNVRLWGVRGSVPAPGSATRRHGGNTSCVTVRTAEGHWLVLDAGTGIRAFGEELLATTPPNDGRTPLELTLLLTHVHWDHVQGLPFFAPLYDPRLRLTFGVAAAVEPTVRASLQRQMCPPSFPVRLDALRSTIAFLPVADAGTRVHDATVRPIEAHHPDGAVGWRLDDVDGTRLLAFLPDNEIDEAHGRHGLRTRWVEMLRGVRLLLHDATYLPADAPRHRGWGHSAWDEAVRLAVEARVERLVLFHHHPDRSDAAVDRIVDEARALAASLGSPLRILAAAEGLVLHV, encoded by the coding sequence ATGGGCGGGTGGAACGTGCGGCTGTGGGGCGTGCGCGGCTCGGTGCCCGCCCCGGGGTCCGCGACTCGTCGACACGGCGGCAACACGTCGTGCGTGACCGTGCGGACCGCCGAGGGCCACTGGCTCGTGCTCGACGCGGGCACCGGCATCCGCGCGTTCGGCGAGGAGCTGCTCGCGACGACGCCGCCTAACGACGGCCGGACGCCGCTCGAGCTGACGCTGCTGCTCACGCACGTGCACTGGGACCACGTGCAGGGGCTGCCGTTCTTCGCGCCGCTCTACGACCCGCGGCTGCGCCTCACGTTCGGCGTCGCGGCGGCCGTCGAGCCGACGGTGCGCGCGAGCCTGCAGCGGCAGATGTGCCCTCCGTCGTTCCCCGTCCGCCTCGACGCGCTCCGCTCGACGATCGCGTTTCTCCCCGTGGCCGACGCGGGCACGCGCGTGCACGACGCGACGGTCCGGCCGATCGAGGCGCATCACCCCGACGGCGCGGTCGGCTGGCGCCTCGACGACGTGGACGGTACACGCCTGCTGGCGTTCCTCCCGGACAACGAGATCGACGAGGCGCACGGGCGACACGGGCTCCGCACACGCTGGGTGGAGATGCTGCGCGGCGTCCGCCTGCTGCTGCACGACGCCACCTACCTGCCCGCGGACGCGCCGCGCCATCGCGGCTGGGGCCATTCCGCGTGGGACGAGGCCGTGCGGCTCGCCGTCGAGGCGCGCGTCGAGCGGCTGGTGCTGTTCCACCACCACCCCGACCGCTCCGACGCGGCGGTCGACCGCATCGTGGACGAGGCGCGCGCGCTCGCGGCGTCGTTAGGCAGCCCGCTCCGGATCCTCGCCGCCGCCGAGGGACTCGTCCTGCACGTCTAG